Genomic segment of Verrucomicrobiia bacterium:
TCCATGTCCAGCAAATCTTTTCCCTGGTAAATGACCTGCCCGGAGGTCACGTCGTATCCTTCGCGTCCAGCGAGAATGGCGGCCAGGGTGCTCTTGCCGCTGCCGTTGGGGCCCATGATGGCGTGAACTTCGCCCAGGGAAATCTCCAGGTTCACGCCTTTGAGAATCTGTTTGCCCTCAACACCCGCGCTGAGGTCCCTGATTTCCAATATCGGTTGTTTGCTCATTGACAGTTGGTTTACCCGACGCTTCCTTCGAGACTGACACCCAGCAGCTTCTGCGCTTCCACGGCAAATTCCATCGGCAGCTCGCGGAAGACCTCTTTGCAGAAACCGTTGACGATCATATTGACGGCGTCCTGGGTGGAAAGCCCGCGCTGATTGCAATAGAAAATCTGGTCCTCGCCGATCTTTGAGGTCGAGGCCTCGTGCTCGATGCGCGACGAGGTGTTCTTTACCTCGATATACGGGAAGGTGTGGGCGCCGCATTGGTTGCCCAGCAGCAGGGAATCGCATTGAGAAAAGTTCCGCGCATTGGCCGCGCTCTTCTGGATTTTAACCAGCCCGCGGTAGCTGTTCTGGCCGTGACCGGCCGAGATGCCCTTCGAGACAATGGTGCTGCGGGTGTTTTTGCCGATGTGAATCATCTTGGTGCCGGTGTCGGCCTGCTGGTAATTGTTCGTCACCGCCACGGAATAAAATTCGCCGACCGAGTTTTCCCCCTGCAACACGCAGCTTGGATACTTCCAGGTGATGGCCGAACCGGTCTCGACCTGGGTCCAGGAGATTTTGGAGTTGCGGCCTTTGCACAGCCCGCGTTTGGTGACGAAATTATAGATGCCGCCGCGCCCCTGCTCGTCTCCCGGGTACCAATTCTGCACTGTGGAATACTTGATCTGGGCATTGTCCATGGCTATCAACTCGACGACCGCCGCGTGCAACTGGTGCTCGTCGCGCATCGGGGCGGTGCAGCCTTCGAGATAACTCACCGAGGCGCCTTCCTCAGCGACGATGAGCGTCCGTTCGAATTGGCCGGTGTTGGCGGCATTGATGCGGAAATAAGTCGAAAGCTCCAT
This window contains:
- the sufB gene encoding Fe-S cluster assembly protein SufB, which codes for MSTATETIEGLVKQEYKYGFYTDVEADSAPPGLSEDTIRLISAKKNEPSFMLDWRLKAYRHWLTMKEPAWPHVHYPAIDYQKSVYYSAPKKNGEGPKSLEEVDPKLLETYEKLGIPLKERERLAGVAVDAVFDSVSVGTTFKDKLAERGIIFCSFTEAVHNHPDLVKKYLGMVVPYTDNYFAALNSAVFSDGSFCFIPKGVKCPMELSTYFRINAANTGQFERTLIVAEEGASVSYLEGCTAPMRDEHQLHAAVVELIAMDNAQIKYSTVQNWYPGDEQGRGGIYNFVTKRGLCKGRNSKISWTQVETGSAITWKYPSCVLQGENSVGEFYSVAVTNNYQQADTGTKMIHIGKNTRSTIVSKGISAGHGQNSYRGLVKIQKSAANARNFSQCDSLLLGNQCGAHTFPYIEVKNTSSRIEHEASTSKIGEDQIFYCNQRGLSTQDAVNMIVNGFCKEVFRELPMEFAVEAQKLLGVSLEGSVG